From Drosophila yakuba strain Tai18E2 chromosome 2L, Prin_Dyak_Tai18E2_2.1, whole genome shotgun sequence, one genomic window encodes:
- the LOC6526661 gene encoding lactosylceramide 4-alpha-galactosyltransferase, whose protein sequence is MLLRLPIVAARRMFIILVLMAIAGFFYIYSSENKYYSCFIESQVLATQQALIADGETNLLEDVLQADPKPSPGSSIFFHETSCRLSDNRQLETLRVTARQACAIESAAKHNPNFQVFVLFAGPTYRISNNNSQPQPLVEAILSYSNVHLRRLNLESYASGTPMEEWLKDGRLSRSKYLFSHISDFLRYLTLYRYGGLYLDMDVVVLRNMEKVPPNYTGAESNTHLAAGVMNLAATGFGHEIAASCLRDFQHNFNGKDWGNNGPGVITRVAQKICGTKDITLMQEDPKRCMGFKVFGRGAFYAVPWKQWSDFFEPEKLEETIARCKDSYVVHVWNKHSSKLPIKQGTKNAYAMYAEQNCPRSYKAAGEYF, encoded by the exons ATGCTCCTCCGGCTGCCCATTGTGGCGGCCCGTAGGATGTTCATCATCCTCGTCCTGATGGCAATTGCGGGCTTCTTTTACATCTACAGCTCGGAAAATAAATACTACTCATGCTTCATTGAGAGCCAAGTACTGGCAACTCAGCAGGCACTAATTGCAGATGGCGAAACGAATCTCTTGGAGGACGTACTCCAGGCTGATCCGAAGCCCTCGCCCGGAAGCAGTATCTTCTTTCACGAGACTAGCTGCCGCCTATCCGATAACAGGCAGCTGGAGACGTTGAGAGTCACAGCCCGCCAGGCCTGCGCAATCGAGTCAGCAGCGAAGCATAATCCGAATTTCCAAGTGTTCGTCCTGTTCGCCGGCCCCACCTATCGAATCTCCAACAACAATAGCCAACCCCAACCATTGGTGGAGGCCATTCTCAGCTACAGCAATGTGCATCTACGACGACTGAATCTCGAAAGCTACGCATCCGGCACGCCCATGGAGGAGTGGCTCAAAGACGGCCGCCTGTCGCGTTCAAA GTATTTGTTTTCCCACATATCAGATTTTCTCCGCTATCTTACCCTCTATCGGTACGGCGGTCTTTATCTGGATATGGATGTGGTGGTGCTGCGCAACATGGAGAAGGTGCCGCCCAATTACACAGGTGCTGAGTCCAACACCCATTTGGCCGCTGGCGTAATGAACCTGGCAGCCACAGGCTTTGGCCACGAGATCGCCGCGTCGTGTCTGCGCGATTTTCAACACAACTTTAATGGCAAGGACTGGGGCAATAATGGGCCAGGAGTAATAACCCGTGTGGCTCAGAAGATATGTGGCACCAAAGATATTACTCTGATGCAGGAGGACCCAAAGCGCTGTATGGGCTTCAAGGTATTCGGGCGAGGCGCCTTTTACGCCGTACCCTGGAAGCAGTGGAGCGACTTCTTTGAGCCGGAAAAGCTGGAGGAAACCATTGCCCGCTGCAAGGACTCTTATGTTGTGCACGTGTGGAACAAACATTCGAGCAAGCTGCCCATAAAACAAGGAACAAAGAACGCCTACGCCATGTATGCCGAACAAAATTGCCCGAGGTCGTATAAGGCGGCGGGCGAATACTTCTAG